Part of the Ostrinia nubilalis chromosome 25, ilOstNubi1.1, whole genome shotgun sequence genome is shown below.
aggtcgcgggaagaacctggatgtaggcagcgcaggaccggccgttatggaaatccttggggaaggcctatgtccagcagtggtcgtcaTTTGAATCCACCACTGAAGGATTTTCCTCTGCCTGATACAAGCTGTGCTACTTTTTCTAGGTAAAAAGTTTTGTTAGGGCTTTAGCATTCTAAAGAGCATGTCCATTCTTTGCTCTATGAAAAAAATCTGTCCTAAGGATCGTACATTTCTCCGGGAAATAGTAACCTGGGTGTGCTATTCCAGTCTATAATCTCTTCCCTGTCCCAAACTTCCAGATCCGTTTTTTCGTATTGGTCAACGTCAAAAAACTTACAACGGGGCAACAAAGGAGTGGAGGCCACCTGGCCCCAAattattttccaaataaaatggaaaaaaaatttcaGTCGAGTATTTCAGCTCAGTTTCAGCTTACTAGTCcaaatctgattttttttcGATGTTTCAGATGTGGAGGCCCCGGGGCTGTAGCCCCGGTTGCCCTCCCCTAAATCCGGCCTTATTACTATTAATAGGCTgatcaaactatcggccgacaatcAGTCTGTTGCCGAGTGTCTAatagtcgtcgtttcagccaaatgacgtccactgctggacaaaagcctcccccaaggttttccataatgaacggtcctgcgctgcccgcatccaggctcttcccgcgacctttaccagatcgtcggtccacctagtaggaggcctgccctgTCTAATagtagtaatttttaatgtccAGAGTCAGTTGAAGTTGGTGCTGAACAAAATTCGCGACACGCTGGGTCCGGTCATTGAGGGAACGCCTCGAACAATCCCGGACCAACCGGTTGAAGAGTTGCCCCAGGAACCGGATGAAGAGCCGCTCCAGGACCCGAAAGAAAAGTAAGTTGTAAAAGAGAAATTGTTTCTTTGCCACATACAATATTTCAACTGGTAAAGTAAGCAGAAGACCGTGTGTCAAAAAGGCTAAAAAGTAGTCTGCTGCGCTTCTTCTTTGGTTCTTCTAGTAGAGTagaatccctaatttttaaatgtcccctatgtaaacaaaattcctgttatttgttaccataggggtcacttaaacatTATGAATTaaaggtgaaaacgggcataggaCTACTGCCTCTCTTTTCGGGGATGACATAAAAGGAGGGACAAATACACAAACGTCAGGCCTCCCTAAACCCGTCTAGTGCAGCGTGGGAAGTGTAGCTAAtgcccctaatttttaagtgacccctatggtaacaacaggaattttgtttttaaagggGTCACTTGGgcttgggattgatggtgaaaacgggcataaattcTCCATTTACCTCTATTAACTAGAGcattcccaaacttatttgagacgcgctcCGTTtgctcctccagtcaagattatttattggtcgtatggagcagtctggaatgcattctctcagcggtcgcagctTTTTTATACTtgagtacacagatggcccgcggcCCCCTGTAAAGGTCTTTGCACCTcccctggggggcgcgccccccactttgggaaccaatgaacTAGAGGTTGTTATCCTGCAGTAGaggctaaatgacctgatgatgaataTCAATTATTTGTTCGAACGTTGTCAACAGATATATTATCAAGATGGAGATAGAAATGGAGGAACACGCCCCTTTTTGGCATGAGAGCGCGTCGGGTGCTCCTGCTAATACTGACGAAGAAACCATTGTTCCTGACGTAGAGCATCAGGTGAGATTACGTCATTTCACTGTTTGTTGGGTTGGTGTTTGTTTCttaattaactaaaaaaaaaaattaactatctTGCCGATAGTACGGTCTATTCcaatttgatcacccaggtgattcTGAACACCAGGCGACACTTTGgcgtcctttgatcacccatggataagatcacctaggtcatcaaagtggacttcttattcatgggtgatcaaaggacaccagtGTCGTTTGGAGTcaactttgatcacctgggtgatctaattcatgggtgatcaaaggacgtCAAAGTGTCGCCTGGTGTTCAgaatcacctgggtgatcaaagttgAATAGACCGATAGTACAGGTTTCGTCAGGGATCGAATGAATCTTTTGGTACcattttgcaaagaaaaatttaaaattgtctAAAGTTCGGtcaccgagcacgtagaatttcgtccaatgactccaagctacccattcttatcgctggtcgcgtgcgacgggcggccgcagtgagtgtgcgagcgcgacagcaatgtaattacgcgagcgataaggatgggtagcttggggtcattggacgatattctacgtgctcggcgatcGGACATGAATGTGTTGTTCTTTACATGCGTATTGATATAATACTCTTGCTTATGGCTTGCAGTCTATGTCCTGGGCGGGGCGGGACACGGGCGAAGAACAATCGGACTCCTGCACTATCACGGCGAGCACCTCGTCTGAACACAGTTCCAGGGTCAAAAGAGTGTCGAGTGATAAATCCAATGAGAAATACCCAAAGGCAAATAAGCGAGCGCGTAGAGCTGTGAAGAAGGAACCCAGTGATCAGAAGCGTCCAGTTCTGAAGAAGGGATCTAGTGATCAGAAGTGTCTAGTTGTGAAGAAGGGATCCAGTGATCAGAAGTGTCCAGTTGTGAAGAAGGGATCCTGTGATCAGAAGTGTCCAGTTGTGAAGAAGAAATCCAGTGATCAGAAGTGTCCAGAACAGTCTAGTGGTAGTGCGGCTCAAGGAATAAGTCATTCTCGGCAGCAAACGCGAAAAAGGCGTGGCTCTAGGCCGCGCTTACCGAAGACAGAAGATATTGAAGATTGTATTAAAGCACATACAATTGACATTCCTCCAGAATGAAAAGTTTTTCCTGATACGCAAGCAAATTTAAGTTACATTTGCTTAAAGGCGATCTTACCAGATCTACTCATTCATCAGGATGTTAATTGTTATCTCTAGTATCATTAGATACTGTTATATTCTAAGTATTAATTTTGTGTTGTCAGatcttttgttttgaattaatttgatttttaatttggtaATGGTTAATGATGGCAGTAAAAAGTGTAATTGACTGAATTAAAAcatacattaaaaatatttttactatttctttattttatttgagaaTACCAATTATTATTCTTCTATCTTACTTCAAGTTCAACTCACATCAACAGTTATCCCATGGGTTGTTGTAACATTATGAGGATATTTAATACCTAATGGGGCTTGTAAAGATTCCTattaaaagcctacttacaaaaGTAAATGAATTTTAGTAAGGTATTTCGATTCAACACTCATGAAAAAGGGTACAACAAAGGTTTCAAAGAAAATGCATAATTTCGCTCGcatgtattttttaatgaaatcagaCATTATGTTACAGTTTCATTTAAAATTACAGTTTTCTCGCATCGCTTTAACTATCGCCACGTACCGCGAATGCTGTGCGCACCAACTAGTTTCTCTAGTGGAAAGTTTACCTCACACTAAAATACTGGTAAAGAttgctatagatcgtttcatttCACGAAGACGAGACCaattttggtcgagggaagcgcggggcgcgaggagtttgatccgagcaatccgagcgtcatcaTTGTAGTTTGCACGCGCACTCACGGACAACTATCCAATGAGGgtgttcgcgattgaaaaatccgccagatggcgggacgtggatgtagggtctgactgctgcgtgattggtggattttgacacatctgtcaatgtcatgtcaaaaataaccaatcatgcagcatttggacctcgcgtctacgtattgccatctggcggatttttcattcgcgaaaaccctcattgcaacGCTGTCAATGCCAACAATGACGTTCGGATTggtcggatcaaactccctgctccccgcgcttccctcgaccaaaaatggTGAGGCGCgacttcgtggatgaaacgatctatacttaGATaagaagttattttaaaaagaaaacataacATTGAGTCAATGATGTATCTTGAAACTGATTTATTCAGTTTTTAGGAACTTTAAAATTAAGCACAATATAAACTTCCCCTTCACACTGGCTGGTGCAACGCAGCGCAAAATTTAACgaattttattatacaataaattacattattagtTTACAATCGCATCGCACTGTATAATTCGATTTTATTTGAAACGCCTCTCTCACAGTCagtctttaaaaataatttaccaaAACTGAAAGGTTTATACAGTTAACAATTTATTCGTCTTTTGGTCTATCTTTTTAACATCAAGTCCCACAGTTTCgggtattatttttgtattacaGCTATCTAATGTGTGATACACTTAACACATTGAGTGATCTTTTAACACATCAACTAAATTGACTTGGTCTTCAGCTTTGGTAAATTCAGTCCAGACAAACCTGGGAGGCCACACTCAAGTTTATACATCACGCTTAGATTCatcgaatttaataattttacattaaagTACAGTTAAATTCAAGTTTTGTTCATTCTATGCCAAATAACGCAAGATTTTTCGGTGGACTAAATATGTTTCAAATACTGAACCGATCAATACAACggattcaattttattttcttattaatcactaacataattattttatttgtgtaaaaATTTGGCACATAACGAAATATCTATTTGGCTAAATATTATTAAGAGGCGTACGTAAGTCTCGCACTATTTGGGATAAAATTCACTAGTTCGAAGCAAAATTGAAACTCAATCGAACATAAACGACGTCTCTTACTGTTTTAAACCAAACATCTATTAGGGCGCCGTGTCCTTACGTTTCACTCCTCTTAACCACATTATTGGGAACTCTATTATCTTGTATTAAGATACAAAAACTGAACATTTCTTGTCCAATTCCCCGTGCTGAGGCGTATGTTCGTAACTAAGGGATTCGAGCGATCAAACGCGATTCGACGCAGCGCCCTAGTGGATGCAAGCCTTTATTGTAACATAGTGGACTACAATCTTACTTCCAATTCAGTTCACACGGTCagaccctcagatcatagaagggaatagatgtgaaacgggggcgtggcgcgtgtctccgcgatatgcccagaaacgaacatcgcccgcgacgccagtttagtcgcgattcagtcgtactgaggaaatgttctccgatattgttggataatgcgtcgtaacgtgcaataacataagtgaaacgaagaactacatgaacaatgaagtcatttaccacatgtaagtattgcaaatccattggtattttgcttataaataaaaaaaactaaacatttttacgaacgaattcagtgccgtgacatttactgcgatatcgaaattagcggtgataaaaattcaaacacgttgtacattgacgatttagttagcaaccactttatgtcatgcgtaactactgcgcaatgtattttatttcttccgatatccactgacgcgtgaaaatacacagtacggccgcatgtgccggtcgtaacatagtgcagggctcgtgttctaatacggtttcctattatcgataaatagaagttaattattattttctattttctaattttgaatgaaaaaatcatgagttgcttgcgatttttaagtttttacaaaaacaataacaatagtagaagggattagtaactgtcaactatgtaattactataagagctagttgaaagcctaatataggcattatttttgataaacataggcggtacgaatttcgccataattaaaaagttaatgcgcgatagtagttaataataattacagtgatcctgttattattattaaagtaaataataatatattaccaatattgtaaatactggtaaaaatcgcaagtacctacttaacccatgacttttcatacaaactttgtcagtctataacttctatactccatcgataacgacattgagctttggttggggtaaattaatataaggtaacttcatttagtcccaataattaattctgagtttttcgtccatacaaaatggaactgactcctttatgcaaaaatcgttaaagaacataataataacgtataataataaaaaggttttcatacaagcatttttttaaccaatttcgagccttgcccccaggatttaaagtatcgatatcttatcgactccattttatctttcttctctctaattgcttttttcaaagtgtgcgtcacgtcacgcggccattgattggccataaggcacgccttctggccaatcacagcacttttgagccggttgcacatgttgtcgtagactctcagtcgctttgtttttacacagttgaatgtgtgtgtgggagctgtggtgggggaaatgtggggacactggttctcgttgtagttacgcgcgacttcatatctattctctttctatgatctgaggtcagACCCCACGTACTTTACATTATATGGTACAAGTTATCGATACGACATACGAATATCACAGAGCAAAATAATACTGAACGAGTGAATTTGATGCTAGAGTAAGATCAAATGTTTTTGGAGATTTATATGTAGTTAAATTAGTTGAACCGGTGATGTGTTGAAAAATAGTAGATCTGCtcgtctattcccggttgttGACACTGAAGATAAGTGGGAAAAATAATCCCGATTGTCAGCAGTGGCGATGTATaacacatactttcccagttgtagctacaggctttctcaccACTGGTGACAAATGAGAAAAAATCGCCAGTGGGGACGTACGACAAAAATATTGTCGCAAATGTCACACCATGCATGAACATACGCaaaataaaaatcaagtgaGACCGTCTGCGTACCAGAACATATAGCAAATTGTTcggtttttaaacaaaaaatctttATAACAAATATTTGTCTTCAGTGACATAATAAATTACGTTAAATGCCTGAATTCGTCCAAAAACATTTGCTAAATGAGCTATAACAATAATGAATAGTTCCTAGGAAGACGTAGACATGTAATACTACAATGTAGGTTTAACACAAATGCAAATAACAAAGTGGGATTCATTTTAAACTAAGTTTCAGATACCATTGGACTGCtgtaggtattatttattatttttagggtaTTGCTATTTGCTACTGAGCTCCTATATTGATAGGAGGTATTGAGAGAACTTTTTGATGTTTTATTGTCTTATACAGCTTTGGTCTTTCCGATTaatctttaaataaaatatgagatAGGTAGAAGACAATTGAGGGATGATAGAAGGGGGAGTCACAAAAGAtcacaataggctagtttcctataTAAGAacttagtccgtcaattacattatcaaaaaatattgcacACGTACATTTTTTGAATGACGTCATaggcctcttcttttgaactttggcgcacttaatgtcttttaatttttcatcagtttaaaaaagaagaatacgtaacgagtattttttgataagttaaccgatggactaattcaaactcttgcttttttatccaggaaacatccctattggtTGTAGCGAGGAACACTTTACCGTGAAAACACAATGGCATCTGATTTGGG
Proteins encoded:
- the LOC135084285 gene encoding uncharacterized protein LOC135084285 isoform X6; protein product: MKPCQLNLIAKRIAKNGCPVRDLLEKHSLKGKELILLQNVQNQSVTETERLQKDEVMTQMIEPEELPRTQDKESITKFTNSIITLEKSVQVSTKGRQRNKDSSPEESEPELESEPTLELKIEPTDEQRPQCATCHEVILGFVFACVECNARSCSACDARGLHAAHLVLRAPVARPESQLKLVLNKIRDTLGPVIEGTPRTIPDQPVEELPQEPDEEPLQDPKEKYIIKMEIEMEEHAPFWHESASGAPANTDEETIVPDVEHQSMSWAGRDTGEEQSDSCTITASTSSEHSSRVKRVSSDKSNEKYPKANKRARRAVKKEPSDQKRPVLKKGSSDQKCLVVKKGSSDQKCPVVKKGSCDQKCPVVKKKSSDQKCPEQSSGSAAQGISHSRQQTRKRRGSRPRLPKTEDIEDCIKAHTIDIPPE
- the LOC135084285 gene encoding uncharacterized protein LOC135084285 isoform X8, with protein sequence MALMHFFEHEIRVINLHLPYFPNGLFRSGRQRNKDSSPEESEPELESEPTLELKIEPTDEQRPQCATCHEVILGFVFACVECNARSCSACDARGLHAAHLVLRAPVARPESQLKLVLNKIRDTLGPVIEGTPRTIPDQPVEELPQEPDEEPLQDPKEKYIIKMEIEMEEHAPFWHESASGAPANTDEETIVPDVEHQSMSWAGRDTGEEQSDSCTITASTSSEHSSRVKRVSSDKSNEKYPKANKRARRAVKKEPSDQKRPVLKKGSSDQKCLVVKKGSSDQKCPVVKKGSCDQKCPVVKKKSSDQKCPEQSSGSAAQGISHSRQQTRKRRGSRPRLPKTEDIEDCIKAHTIDIPPE
- the LOC135084285 gene encoding uncharacterized protein LOC135084285 isoform X5, which gives rise to MMVKNKQKCKKYCAVFNCLNNNTNIQCTFFKLPEDTERRRIWLLKIDREDLLTKNNLKSSSYFVCASHFEESSIKMIQKLHKDAIPNRLLPNQPQEGTSQTKGRQRNKDSSPEESEPELESEPTLELKIEPTDEQRPQCATCHEVILGFVFACVECNARSCSACDARGLHAAHLVLRAPVARPESQLKLVLNKIRDTLGPVIEGTPRTIPDQPVEELPQEPDEEPLQDPKEKYIIKMEIEMEEHAPFWHESASGAPANTDEETIVPDVEHQSMSWAGRDTGEEQSDSCTITASTSSEHSSRVKRVSSDKSNEKYPKANKRARRAVKKEPSDQKRPVLKKGSSDQKCLVVKKGSSDQKCPVVKKGSCDQKCPVVKKKSSDQKCPEQSSGSAAQGISHSRQQTRKRRGSRPRLPKTEDIEDCIKAHTIDIPPE
- the LOC135084285 gene encoding uncharacterized protein LOC135084285 isoform X4, giving the protein MQSQTDYCLINLRKEHLKQRFPVDPNRRRKWIDAVRRQNTWIPTKNHCICSIHFAEECYNANSTKQRKLHKDSIPTLNLPKFSHETKDDEIDIDGTYKTSTPVNGRQRNKDSSPEESEPELESEPTLELKIEPTDEQRPQCATCHEVILGFVFACVECNARSCSACDARGLHAAHLVLRAPVARPESQLKLVLNKIRDTLGPVIEGTPRTIPDQPVEELPQEPDEEPLQDPKEKYIIKMEIEMEEHAPFWHESASGAPANTDEETIVPDVEHQSMSWAGRDTGEEQSDSCTITASTSSEHSSRVKRVSSDKSNEKYPKANKRARRAVKKEPSDQKRPVLKKGSSDQKCLVVKKGSSDQKCPVVKKGSCDQKCPVVKKKSSDQKCPEQSSGSAAQGISHSRQQTRKRRGSRPRLPKTEDIEDCIKAHTIDIPPE
- the LOC135084285 gene encoding uncharacterized protein LOC135084285 isoform X1, yielding MPQCVIINCNKPKISSSQRQGHISYHGFPQDAILKEKWIAATGRKDWFPTKHSTICSIHFESTCFIDPSKKKRLLEKTACPTIHILKRIDNDDENKETPQQRLLLSRKSKLEKGRQRNKDSSPEESEPELESEPTLELKIEPTDEQRPQCATCHEVILGFVFACVECNARSCSACDARGLHAAHLVLRAPVARPESQLKLVLNKIRDTLGPVIEGTPRTIPDQPVEELPQEPDEEPLQDPKEKYIIKMEIEMEEHAPFWHESASGAPANTDEETIVPDVEHQSMSWAGRDTGEEQSDSCTITASTSSEHSSRVKRVSSDKSNEKYPKANKRARRAVKKEPSDQKRPVLKKGSSDQKCLVVKKGSSDQKCPVVKKGSCDQKCPVVKKKSSDQKCPEQSSGSAAQGISHSRQQTRKRRGSRPRLPKTEDIEDCIKAHTIDIPPE
- the LOC135084285 gene encoding uncharacterized protein LOC135084285 isoform X3 → MGKCAVLYCKNYSGHTRNVSYHAFPVDPNRRRKWIDAVRRQNTWIPTKNHCICSIHFAEECYNANSTKQRKLHKDSIPTLNLPKFSHETKDDEIDIDGTYKTSTPVNGRQRNKDSSPEESEPELESEPTLELKIEPTDEQRPQCATCHEVILGFVFACVECNARSCSACDARGLHAAHLVLRAPVARPESQLKLVLNKIRDTLGPVIEGTPRTIPDQPVEELPQEPDEEPLQDPKEKYIIKMEIEMEEHAPFWHESASGAPANTDEETIVPDVEHQSMSWAGRDTGEEQSDSCTITASTSSEHSSRVKRVSSDKSNEKYPKANKRARRAVKKEPSDQKRPVLKKGSSDQKCLVVKKGSSDQKCPVVKKGSCDQKCPVVKKKSSDQKCPEQSSGSAAQGISHSRQQTRKRRGSRPRLPKTEDIEDCIKAHTIDIPPE
- the LOC135084285 gene encoding uncharacterized protein LOC135084285 isoform X7, which translates into the protein MGKCAVLYCKNYSGHTRNVSYHAFPVDPNRRRKWIDAVRRQNTWIPTKNHCICSIHFAEECYNANSTKQRKLHKDSIPTLNLPKFGRQRNKDSSPEESEPELESEPTLELKIEPTDEQRPQCATCHEVILGFVFACVECNARSCSACDARGLHAAHLVLRAPVARPESQLKLVLNKIRDTLGPVIEGTPRTIPDQPVEELPQEPDEEPLQDPKEKYIIKMEIEMEEHAPFWHESASGAPANTDEETIVPDVEHQSMSWAGRDTGEEQSDSCTITASTSSEHSSRVKRVSSDKSNEKYPKANKRARRAVKKEPSDQKRPVLKKGSSDQKCLVVKKGSSDQKCPVVKKGSCDQKCPVVKKKSSDQKCPEQSSGSAAQGISHSRQQTRKRRGSRPRLPKTEDIEDCIKAHTIDIPPE
- the LOC135084285 gene encoding uncharacterized protein LOC135084285 isoform X2 → MMVKNKQKCKKYCAVFNCLNNNTNIQCTFFKLPEDTERRRIWLLKIDREDLLTKNNLKSSSYFVCASHFEESSIKMIQKLHKDAIPNRLLPNQPQEGTSQTKVDKISVTGRQRNKDSSPEESEPELESEPTLELKIEPTDEQRPQCATCHEVILGFVFACVECNARSCSACDARGLHAAHLVLRAPVARPESQLKLVLNKIRDTLGPVIEGTPRTIPDQPVEELPQEPDEEPLQDPKEKYIIKMEIEMEEHAPFWHESASGAPANTDEETIVPDVEHQSMSWAGRDTGEEQSDSCTITASTSSEHSSRVKRVSSDKSNEKYPKANKRARRAVKKEPSDQKRPVLKKGSSDQKCLVVKKGSSDQKCPVVKKGSCDQKCPVVKKKSSDQKCPEQSSGSAAQGISHSRQQTRKRRGSRPRLPKTEDIEDCIKAHTIDIPPE